A genomic stretch from Candidatus Woesearchaeota archaeon includes:
- a CDS encoding VOC family protein: protein MNKITHFEIPADNMERAKSFYEQVFDWKINKWEGSVEYWCIKMGQGKDCLSGGLMSRKQGIGKHPINTIEVISIDEFLKKIELKGGEIITPKMTIDKIGFIAYFKDTEGNVMGILEKNKT, encoded by the coding sequence ATGAATAAAATTACACATTTTGAAATTCCCGCAGATAATATGGAACGTGCAAAATCATTTTATGAACAAGTATTTGATTGGAAAATAAACAAATGGGAAGGATCAGTAGAATACTGGTGTATCAAAATGGGACAAGGTAAAGATTGTTTGTCAGGAGGACTAATGAGTCGCAAACAAGGAATTGGAAAACACCCAATAAACACAATTGAAGTAATATCCATTGATGAATTTTTAAAAAAAATTGAACTTAAAGGAGGAGAAATCATCACTCCAAAAATGACAATTGACAAAATAGGATTTATCGCTTATTTTAAAGATACTGAAGGGAATGTAATGGGCATACTTGAAAAAAATAAAACTTGA
- a CDS encoding ribonuclease H, which produces MAKKIYVVLKGHEPGTNIYKTWAECKEKVSGFPNALFKGFLTVSDAVKYVQTNSNATPAQIKLLFKKNGFDIIIDSTQTKSNSSSDSLVAYVDGSFSKSKNAYSYGIVLLKNNKVIKTLNGKGNDSEAAKMFQIYGELLGAIKAVEYAIKNKESSIKIYYDYAGIEHWATGSWNRNKIFTKSYHDFMSKSMKKISISFKKVLAHSGDTYNEMADQLAKEALK; this is translated from the coding sequence ATGGCTAAAAAGATTTATGTTGTTTTAAAAGGTCACGAACCAGGCACCAATATTTACAAAACTTGGGCTGAATGCAAAGAAAAGGTTAGTGGTTTTCCAAACGCATTATTCAAAGGATTTTTAACAGTTTCTGATGCAGTTAAATATGTTCAAACAAATTCTAATGCGACTCCTGCTCAAATTAAACTTCTTTTTAAAAAAAATGGTTTTGATATAATTATAGATTCAACACAAACAAAATCAAATTCTTCGTCTGATTCATTAGTGGCATATGTTGATGGAAGTTTTTCTAAATCTAAAAATGCTTACAGTTATGGTATCGTTTTATTAAAAAATAATAAAGTAATAAAAACATTGAATGGCAAGGGTAATGATTCTGAAGCTGCTAAAATGTTTCAAATTTATGGTGAGCTTTTAGGTGCGATAAAAGCGGTTGAATACGCAATAAAAAATAAAGAAAGTTCAATAAAAATTTATTATGATTATGCAGGAATTGAACATTGGGCAACTGGATCTTGGAATAGAAACAAAATATTCACTAAATCATATCATGATTTTATGAGTAAAAGTATGAAAAAAATTTCAATTTCATTCAAAAAAGTTTTAGCTCATTCAGGAGATACTTACAACGAGATGGCAGATCAACTTGCAAAAGAGGCATTAAAATGA
- a CDS encoding DUF2188 domain-containing protein produces MKSDKLYLVPFKSGWVLKKQGGSQYKGFFKQKKEAIKEARNSKFSFVIHNREGKFERHVLKKSKVKSNPNQHVIPHKGKWAVKCAGCVKPSKTFEHKLEASTRAKEIATNYGSHFVVHKKNGTIEHKSNPSEIQNQTNIILSSKNAPEEVKSRSFLGLFNY; encoded by the coding sequence ATGAAATCAGATAAACTTTATTTAGTTCCATTCAAATCAGGGTGGGTTTTAAAAAAACAAGGTGGAAGTCAATACAAAGGATTTTTTAAACAGAAAAAAGAAGCCATAAAAGAAGCTAGAAATTCTAAATTTTCTTTTGTGATTCATAACAGGGAAGGAAAGTTTGAACGACACGTGCTTAAAAAATCAAAAGTGAAATCAAATCCCAACCAACATGTAATTCCTCATAAGGGTAAGTGGGCAGTTAAATGTGCTGGGTGCGTGAAACCTAGTAAAACTTTTGAACATAAGTTAGAAGCGTCAACGCGGGCAAAAGAAATAGCAACTAATTATGGTTCTCATTTTGTAGTGCATAAAAAGAATGGAACTATTGAGCATAAATCAAATCCATCTGAAATACAAAACCAAACTAACATTATTCTATCGAGTAAAAACGCACCTGAAGAAGTGAAATCACGTAGTTTTTTAGGTTTGTTTAATTATTAA
- a CDS encoding exonuclease produces MIDILKNTFVHIPGISQNAEQKLWQEKISDWKSFVNNVHNINLSENRKQTAQKFIQQSITAYDQQQFKFFNDCLPGKEQWRAYPDLNGKCGFLDIETTGLSKHRNKVTVIGISDGKKTKVFVNGDNLDEFENEMNKYEMLVTFNGKCFDVPFLKHKFPTTDFDKMHVDLRFVMKTLGYSGGLKNIEKEVGINRDDDLAEVDGYEAVRLWKRYERGDKAALDLLIKYNIADVDNLKTLMDFTFKKLKTQKFGQFIN; encoded by the coding sequence GTGATTGATATTCTGAAGAATACTTTTGTACACATACCAGGAATAAGCCAAAATGCAGAACAAAAACTGTGGCAAGAAAAAATCTCTGACTGGAAAAGTTTTGTAAATAATGTTCACAACATAAACTTAAGTGAAAATAGAAAACAAACTGCACAAAAATTTATTCAACAATCAATTACAGCTTATGATCAACAACAATTCAAATTCTTTAATGACTGTTTACCTGGCAAAGAGCAATGGCGAGCATATCCTGACTTAAATGGAAAATGTGGCTTCTTAGATATTGAAACAACAGGACTAAGTAAACATAGAAACAAAGTAACAGTAATAGGAATTAGTGATGGCAAGAAAACAAAAGTTTTTGTTAACGGTGATAACTTAGACGAATTTGAAAATGAAATGAACAAATATGAAATGCTAGTAACATTTAATGGCAAATGCTTTGATGTTCCATTTCTCAAACATAAATTTCCAACAACTGACTTTGATAAAATGCATGTTGACTTAAGATTTGTAATGAAAACACTAGGGTATTCTGGCGGACTTAAAAACATAGAAAAGGAAGTAGGCATAAACCGTGATGATGATCTTGCCGAAGTTGATGGTTATGAAGCAGTAAGACTATGGAAACGATATGAAAGAGGAGATAAAGCAGCGCTAGATTTATTAATTAAATATAACATAGCGGATGTTGATAACCTCAAAACACTAATGGATTTCACATTTAAAAAGCTAAAAACCCAAAAATTCGGACAATTTATTAATTAA
- a CDS encoding Lrp/AsnC family transcriptional regulator: MPEINLDMLDKKILNQLNQNARASYSEIAKKVRSSKEVVNYRIKRLLKSGIIKEFVTIYGLGYWAYKVLIQFEKMSGEEEKEILKFLKSHHNTNWITPCSGNWDLVFAVMARDPKHFDEILRGIITKIGPFLQDYKISTSIGSETFGHTYILGSVKEPKKITRQTVWDFDLKDKKIAKLLHKDARISLTDIYKQTKIPVDTIKYRIKKMHENCIIRRYRMILDPTKLGYNRYEIFIRCINLTDPVISKFREYAKQNPNIEYLSRCVGSWDIEFTVHFKHSSDLRTFVLDVKKEFGEYIKNFESVTLFDTINFVYYPEELR, encoded by the coding sequence ATGCCTGAAATAAATTTAGATATGTTAGATAAAAAGATTCTAAATCAACTTAATCAAAATGCCAGAGCAAGCTATTCTGAAATTGCAAAGAAAGTACGATCATCAAAAGAAGTAGTAAATTATCGAATTAAACGATTACTAAAATCAGGAATTATCAAAGAATTTGTAACAATATATGGTCTCGGATACTGGGCATATAAAGTATTAATACAATTTGAAAAAATGAGTGGCGAAGAAGAAAAAGAAATTCTAAAATTTTTGAAAAGTCATCATAACACAAATTGGATTACTCCTTGCTCAGGAAATTGGGATTTGGTATTTGCAGTAATGGCTCGTGATCCAAAACATTTTGATGAAATTTTGAGAGGAATTATCACTAAAATTGGACCATTTTTACAAGACTATAAAATTTCAACAAGTATTGGATCGGAAACATTTGGGCACACATACATTCTTGGAAGTGTAAAAGAACCAAAAAAAATTACGAGACAAACTGTTTGGGACTTTGACTTAAAAGACAAAAAAATTGCAAAACTACTCCACAAAGATGCACGCATAAGTTTAACTGATATTTACAAACAAACAAAAATTCCTGTTGATACAATAAAATACAGAATAAAAAAAATGCATGAGAACTGCATTATTAGACGGTATCGAATGATACTTGATCCTACAAAATTAGGATATAACCGATATGAAATATTCATTCGTTGTATTAACTTAACTGATCCTGTTATTTCTAAATTTAGAGAATATGCAAAACAAAATCCAAATATTGAATACTTAAGTCGCTGTGTTGGAAGTTGGGATATAGAATTTACTGTTCATTTTAAACATTCATCAGATTTACGAACATTTGTACTCGATGTAAAAAAAGAATTTGGAGAATACATAAAAAATTTTGAGTCAGTAACACTATTTGACACAATAAATTTTGTGTATTATCCAGAAGAACTAAGATAA
- a CDS encoding DUF2061 domain-containing protein — protein sequence MESHKRTIYKTLTWRVVATTTTVASIYYMTGDWSMALSSGLLANAFKTVFYYAHERAWNKSDVGRKLHPHIVSALPQE from the coding sequence ATGGAATCTCATAAAAGAACTATTTATAAAACTCTTACGTGGAGAGTTGTTGCGACAACCACGACTGTGGCAAGTATTTATTATATGACTGGAGATTGGAGCATGGCACTTAGTTCTGGTTTGTTAGCAAATGCGTTTAAGACTGTTTTTTATTATGCGCATGAGCGTGCTTGGAATAAGTCTGATGTTGGAAGAAAACTACATCCTCATATTGTAAGTGCATTACCTCAAGAATAA
- a CDS encoding methyltransferase encodes MHPIITKKEADMIRITLGESVEISLDLGKTKTKVTIKDEHAHILGEKIPISAFSKVKPETCYLVMEGELKKLALFSDETNFYYKLVPSRDWPTVTLSSTPMHRHCSVTPKNDTISKMNEIEPIKGNILDTCCGLGYTAIMEAKQADSVNVFERDENVLEIAKLNPYSQELFTNPKIKLHIDSVFDGIKEFKKDFFDIIVHDPPTFKYSAELYSRQFYSELFRVLKKGGILYHYAPWPKKTHKVEFYRGIILKLEENGFSDVKYSEKSSGVVARKE; translated from the coding sequence ATGCACCCTATAATTACTAAGAAAGAAGCAGACATGATACGAATCACATTAGGTGAGTCTGTAGAAATATCCCTTGATTTAGGTAAAACAAAAACTAAAGTTACAATTAAAGATGAACACGCACATATTCTCGGAGAAAAAATTCCTATTAGCGCATTTTCTAAAGTAAAACCTGAAACTTGCTATTTAGTAATGGAAGGAGAACTTAAAAAATTAGCATTATTTTCAGATGAAACAAACTTTTACTATAAACTTGTTCCCTCAAGAGACTGGCCAACAGTAACCCTTAGTTCAACACCCATGCACAGACATTGTTCGGTAACACCAAAAAATGATACAATTTCAAAAATGAATGAAATTGAACCAATCAAAGGCAACATACTTGATACTTGTTGTGGACTTGGCTATACTGCAATTATGGAAGCAAAACAAGCAGACTCAGTAAATGTTTTTGAAAGAGATGAAAATGTTTTAGAAATTGCCAAATTAAATCCTTATTCACAAGAATTATTTACGAATCCTAAAATCAAATTACATATTGACAGCGTATTTGATGGCATCAAAGAATTTAAAAAAGATTTTTTTGATATAATAGTTCATGATCCTCCAACATTCAAATACTCAGCAGAACTTTATTCCAGACAATTTTATTCAGAATTATTTAGAGTTTTAAAAAAAGGAGGAATACTATATCATTACGCACCTTGGCCTAAAAAAACTCATAAAGTTGAATTTTATAGAGGAATAATACTAAAACTTGAAGAAAATGGTTTTAGTGATGTAAAATATAGTGAAAAATCTTCAGGCGTTGTTGCGAGAAAAGAATAA
- the uvrA gene encoding excinuclease ABC subunit UvrA, with product MKDIIIKGAREHNLQNISVTLPRDKFIVITGLSGSGKSTLAFDTLYAEGQRRYVESLSAYARQFLGLMNKPDVDSIEGLSPAISIEQKTTSKNPRSTVGTVTEIYDYLRLLFARVGTPYCPKHNIKIEAQSPEKISQKISQDHTGQITLLAPIISQKKGTYEKLIEDLNKEGYTRVRVNKKIYRTDEKIKLERYKKHDIDIVIDRLNLTDTSRLAESVETALLKGKGILKVLDEKNKKEQIYSGNMSCPQCGIVFEELQPRMFSFNSPFGACEDCKGLGINMDFEPDLIIPDKTKCIADGAVMLYRNAIDGWRGQYLGAVAKHFKFDIFTPINKLTKKQYDALIYGSSEKIKFNMSMRGGEAEWSSSGSWEGLIPQSDRLYHQTNSDYRRRELEKFMRVSNCQACDGKRLKNKVLAVKINNKSIIDVTFMSIKENIEFFKNIKLTKKQLEIAKQVLKELIERINFLDQVGLNYLSLSRSAASLSGGEAQRIRLATQIGSNLMGVMYILDEPSIGLHQRDNQKLIDTLHKLRDLGNTLIVVEHDEDTIRRADYVIDMGPGAGIHGGKIIAKGTPKQILANKNSLTGNYLSGKLKIDTPTTRRTSEHNIMLKGCSANNLKNIDVTIPTETLTLITGVSGSGKSTLIYETLFKELAKKINKSKVLPGKNKGFLINAEIDKVIVIDQSPIGKTPRSNPATYTKVFDEVRALFAMQKEAKIRGYKPGRFSFNVKGGRCETCQGDGLIKIEMNFLPDVYVECEDCKGKRYNQETLEVKYKEKTIADILALSVEEALKIFQNMPKIRQKLEVLQRVGLEYIKLGQSSVTLSGGEAQRIKLTRELSKRGTGKTIYLLDEPTTGLHFHDTKKLIKVLNDLVDKKNTVVVIEHNLDVIKSADHIIDLGPEGGNCGGEVIATGTPEEVSKIKKSYTGQFLKKIL from the coding sequence ATGAAAGACATAATAATTAAAGGTGCAAGAGAACATAATTTGCAAAACATATCAGTGACTTTGCCGCGTGATAAGTTTATTGTAATTACTGGTTTGTCAGGTAGTGGGAAGTCAACCCTTGCATTTGATACATTATATGCGGAAGGGCAAAGAAGATATGTTGAAAGTCTTTCGGCTTACGCCAGACAATTTCTTGGACTTATGAACAAACCAGATGTAGACTCAATTGAAGGACTATCACCTGCAATTTCAATTGAACAAAAAACAACATCAAAAAATCCTCGTTCAACTGTTGGAACAGTTACTGAAATTTATGATTACTTACGATTATTATTTGCAAGAGTTGGAACACCCTATTGCCCAAAACACAATATAAAAATTGAAGCACAATCTCCTGAAAAAATATCTCAAAAAATATCTCAAGATCACACAGGACAAATAACGCTTCTAGCACCAATAATTAGTCAAAAAAAAGGAACTTATGAAAAGCTAATTGAAGATTTAAACAAAGAAGGATACACTAGAGTTCGAGTAAATAAAAAAATATATCGAACAGATGAAAAAATCAAACTTGAACGATATAAAAAACACGATATTGATATTGTAATTGATAGATTAAATTTAACTGATACTTCAAGACTTGCAGAAAGTGTTGAAACTGCACTTTTAAAAGGAAAAGGAATTCTCAAAGTACTTGATGAAAAAAATAAAAAAGAACAAATTTATTCAGGTAACATGTCCTGTCCTCAATGTGGAATTGTTTTTGAAGAATTACAACCAAGAATGTTTTCTTTTAATAGCCCATTTGGAGCATGCGAAGACTGTAAAGGACTTGGAATAAATATGGACTTTGAACCTGACTTAATAATTCCTGACAAAACAAAATGTATCGCAGATGGTGCAGTTATGCTTTATCGAAATGCGATTGATGGTTGGCGAGGCCAATACTTAGGTGCTGTTGCTAAACACTTCAAATTCGATATATTCACCCCAATAAACAAACTTACAAAAAAACAATATGATGCACTCATATATGGATCTAGTGAAAAAATTAAATTTAACATGTCCATGAGAGGAGGAGAAGCAGAATGGTCTTCAAGTGGATCTTGGGAAGGCTTAATTCCTCAATCAGATAGACTATATCATCAAACAAACTCAGACTATAGACGACGAGAACTTGAAAAATTTATGAGAGTTTCAAACTGCCAAGCTTGCGACGGAAAACGTCTAAAAAATAAAGTTCTAGCAGTCAAAATTAATAATAAATCAATTATTGATGTAACTTTTATGTCAATTAAAGAAAACATAGAATTTTTTAAAAATATAAAACTCACAAAAAAACAATTAGAAATTGCAAAACAAGTCTTAAAAGAACTTATTGAAAGAATTAACTTTCTCGATCAAGTAGGACTAAATTATTTAAGTTTATCAAGGTCTGCCGCATCACTTTCAGGAGGAGAAGCACAACGAATTAGACTTGCCACCCAAATTGGAAGTAATCTTATGGGTGTTATGTACATCTTAGATGAGCCAAGCATTGGTCTTCACCAAAGAGATAATCAAAAATTAATTGATACACTTCACAAACTAAGAGATTTAGGAAATACATTAATTGTCGTAGAGCATGATGAAGATACAATAAGACGCGCAGATTATGTAATCGACATGGGACCTGGAGCTGGAATTCATGGCGGAAAAATAATTGCAAAAGGAACTCCAAAACAAATACTTGCAAATAAAAATTCCTTGACTGGAAACTACTTATCAGGAAAATTAAAAATTGATACTCCGACTACCAGGAGAACATCTGAACATAACATAATGCTTAAAGGATGCTCGGCAAATAACTTAAAAAATATTGATGTTACTATCCCCACTGAAACACTTACATTAATTACGGGAGTTTCTGGAAGTGGTAAGTCCACATTAATTTATGAAACACTATTCAAAGAACTTGCAAAAAAAATTAACAAATCAAAAGTATTACCAGGAAAAAATAAAGGATTTTTAATAAATGCAGAAATTGATAAAGTAATAGTTATTGATCAATCACCAATTGGAAAAACTCCTCGAAGTAATCCTGCAACATACACAAAAGTTTTTGATGAAGTTCGCGCTTTATTTGCAATGCAAAAAGAAGCAAAAATTAGAGGATACAAACCAGGACGATTTTCATTTAATGTAAAAGGTGGACGATGTGAAACCTGCCAAGGTGATGGACTTATAAAAATTGAAATGAATTTCTTACCTGATGTTTATGTTGAATGTGAAGACTGTAAAGGAAAACGATACAATCAAGAAACACTCGAAGTAAAGTATAAAGAAAAGACCATTGCAGATATTTTAGCATTATCGGTTGAAGAAGCATTAAAAATATTTCAAAACATGCCAAAAATTCGCCAAAAACTAGAAGTATTACAAAGAGTAGGACTTGAATACATTAAACTTGGACAATCATCAGTTACACTATCAGGAGGGGAAGCACAAAGAATTAAACTAACTCGCGAATTATCAAAACGCGGCACTGGAAAAACAATATACCTCCTTGATGAACCAACAACAGGACTGCATTTTCACGATACAAAAAAACTAATCAAAGTACTAAATGATCTAGTCGATAAAAAGAACACAGTGGTAGTAATTGAACACAATTTAGATGTTATTAAATCTGCAGATCACATAATTGACCTTGGCCCTGAAGGGGGAAACTGTGGCGGAGAAGTAATTGCCACTGGAACTCCTGAAGAAGTTAGCAAAATCAAAAAAAGTTATACAGGTCAGTTTCTTAAAAAAATTCTATAA
- a CDS encoding excinuclease ABC subunit C, producing the protein MAAKNPVIDINTLPTLPGCYLFKNKKGIVIYVGKAKNIKKRVNSYFKKNHESKKTEQLVLNIKTLEIFVTNTEVEALLLENNLIKKYMPKYNIDLKDSKRYAYITIPDEKYPRLLIARKKLSKGKYFGPFISGQTRDHILEFLKRTYRLRTCRRFPKKECLRYHINLCDAPCTGKITEQKYLEYIKNIELILKGNISELTSILKIEMKTASEKLNFEKAQDIKNRLQALAWLKEKQTMQRDKNIDEDVINYLIKEDIVYLIIFNISKGIVINKQKFEFDYDSEFLEEFIRRYYEDNKIPKEIIVPKKISESTQKYLEKVRKTKIKITVPEKGEKKTLLKIIIKNIESKQFAGETNLLELKKALRMPEPPKIIECFDISHLSGTSTVASMVQFKDGTPNKSEYRKFKIRTVSGIDDFSSIAEVIKRRYTRLLKEKKSFPNLIVVDGGKGQLSFALKELAAINVKIPIIALAKRDEEIFFPGRTIPLKLDKKNKGLQLLQQIRDEAHRFAITYNRLLRKKKLTK; encoded by the coding sequence ATGGCAGCTAAAAATCCCGTAATTGATATAAACACACTACCCACCCTTCCTGGCTGTTATTTATTTAAAAATAAAAAAGGAATAGTAATCTATGTTGGAAAAGCAAAAAATATCAAAAAACGAGTTAATTCTTATTTTAAAAAAAATCACGAGAGTAAAAAAACAGAACAACTAGTGTTAAACATAAAAACGCTTGAAATATTTGTTACAAATACCGAAGTTGAAGCATTACTGCTCGAAAATAACTTAATCAAAAAATACATGCCAAAATATAACATTGACTTAAAAGATTCAAAAAGATATGCATATATTACAATTCCTGATGAAAAATATCCTCGATTATTAATTGCAAGAAAAAAATTATCAAAAGGAAAATATTTTGGACCATTTATTTCCGGACAAACAAGAGATCACATATTAGAATTCTTAAAACGAACATATAGATTAAGAACCTGCAGAAGATTTCCAAAAAAAGAATGTTTAAGATATCACATAAATTTATGCGATGCACCCTGTACTGGAAAAATAACTGAGCAAAAATATTTGGAATACATCAAAAATATTGAATTAATTCTTAAAGGCAATATCTCGGAACTCACATCAATACTTAAAATTGAGATGAAGACTGCATCTGAAAAACTTAATTTTGAAAAAGCACAAGATATTAAAAATCGTTTGCAAGCACTCGCATGGCTTAAAGAAAAACAAACAATGCAAAGAGATAAAAATATTGATGAGGATGTAATTAATTACTTAATTAAAGAGGACATTGTTTATTTAATCATATTTAATATTTCTAAAGGAATTGTCATCAATAAACAAAAATTTGAATTTGATTATGATTCTGAGTTTTTAGAAGAATTTATCCGAAGGTATTATGAAGATAATAAAATACCAAAAGAAATTATAGTTCCAAAAAAAATATCTGAGTCAACACAAAAATATTTAGAAAAAGTAAGAAAAACAAAAATTAAAATAACCGTTCCAGAAAAAGGAGAGAAAAAAACACTACTTAAAATAATCATTAAAAATATTGAATCAAAACAATTCGCAGGAGAAACTAATCTTTTGGAACTAAAAAAAGCATTACGAATGCCTGAACCTCCAAAAATTATTGAATGTTTTGATATATCACACTTAAGTGGAACTTCAACCGTTGCATCAATGGTCCAATTCAAAGATGGAACTCCTAACAAATCAGAATACAGAAAATTTAAGATAAGAACAGTCTCAGGAATTGATGATTTTTCCTCAATTGCAGAAGTAATTAAACGACGATATACTCGACTTCTTAAAGAAAAAAAATCATTTCCAAACCTCATTGTTGTTGATGGAGGAAAAGGTCAATTGTCATTTGCACTAAAAGAACTTGCAGCAATTAATGTAAAAATTCCAATAATTGCACTCGCAAAACGAGATGAAGAAATATTTTTTCCAGGAAGAACAATCCCCCTAAAACTTGATAAAAAAAATAAAGGACTCCAACTCTTACAACAAATTAGAGACGAAGCACACAGATTTGCAATAACATATAATCGACTTCTAAGAAAAAAGAAACTTACTAAATAA
- the uvrB gene encoding excinuclease ABC subunit UvrB has product MPKFKLHSKFKPKGDQPKAIAKIVEGLKKGLNKQTLLGVTGSGKTFTMANVISQVNKPTLVLAHNKTLAAQLYNEFKEFFPENRVEYFVSYYDYYQPESYIPARDQYIEKDAQINPKIEQLRLSATASLLSRKDTIVIASVSCIYSVGNPEYFKNLGFELKQGQKITRKEILKKLVDIQFERNDSELMPGRFRVKGDTIDFIPGYFDNIIRIEMFGDEIERLIEVEKTTNDVKDKFPYFYVYPAKHFVMPESEIAEAIEQIKLELDEQLPKMDMIEAHRLKQRTMHDIEMIGETGFCKGIENYSRFFEHRKKGERPFCLMDYFGDDFLLLIDESHQSLPQVRGMYNGDFARKKNLVEYGFRLPSAFDNRPLQFSEFEMFMKKHKVIFISATPADYEKTNSSQIVEQIIRPTGLIDPLIEIKPSKDQIKDIKRQIEKTIKKGNRVLLTTITKKLAEELSDYLASQNIRARYLHSEIDTLERTEIIRQLRAKDYDVLVGINLLREGLDIPEVGFIGILDADKEGFLRDARSLIQIIGRAARNVDSTVTLYADKQTDSIKKAISETSRRRKKQMEYNQKHNITPKTIIKNIPAKVIELKDTKHIPKAEAKKLIPQIEKEMKQAANRLDFELAIALRDRLNALKNKS; this is encoded by the coding sequence ATGCCTAAGTTCAAATTACATTCTAAATTTAAGCCTAAAGGTGATCAACCAAAAGCTATAGCAAAAATAGTTGAAGGGCTAAAAAAAGGACTTAATAAGCAAACTCTTTTGGGAGTTACAGGCAGTGGAAAAACTTTTACTATGGCCAATGTAATTTCGCAAGTAAATAAGCCAACACTTGTTCTAGCACATAACAAAACTCTTGCAGCTCAATTATATAATGAGTTTAAAGAATTTTTCCCAGAAAATCGTGTGGAGTATTTCGTTTCATATTATGATTATTACCAGCCTGAATCATATATTCCTGCAAGGGATCAATATATTGAAAAGGACGCTCAAATAAATCCTAAGATTGAACAATTAAGATTATCTGCGACTGCTTCTTTATTATCTAGAAAAGATACGATTGTTATTGCATCGGTATCTTGTATTTATTCAGTTGGTAATCCTGAGTATTTCAAAAATTTGGGGTTTGAATTAAAGCAAGGCCAAAAAATTACTAGAAAAGAAATTCTTAAAAAACTAGTTGACATTCAATTTGAGCGTAATGATTCTGAACTTATGCCTGGAAGATTTAGAGTGAAGGGTGATACTATTGATTTTATTCCAGGATACTTTGATAATATAATTAGAATTGAAATGTTTGGTGATGAGATTGAAAGATTAATTGAGGTTGAGAAAACAACTAATGATGTTAAAGATAAATTTCCTTATTTTTATGTTTATCCTGCAAAACATTTCGTAATGCCTGAATCCGAAATTGCAGAAGCAATTGAACAAATCAAATTAGAATTAGACGAGCAATTACCTAAGATGGATATGATTGAAGCGCATAGACTTAAACAACGAACAATGCATGATATTGAGATGATTGGTGAAACTGGTTTTTGTAAGGGAATTGAGAATTACAGTCGATTTTTCGAACATAGAAAAAAAGGGGAAAGACCATTTTGTTTGATGGATTATTTTGGTGATGATTTTTTACTTCTTATTGATGAGTCTCATCAGTCATTGCCTCAAGTGAGGGGGATGTATAATGGTGATTTTGCGAGGAAAAAAAATTTAGTTGAGTATGGGTTTAGACTTCCAAGTGCATTTGATAATCGTCCGTTACAATTTAGTGAGTTTGAAATGTTCATGAAAAAGCACAAAGTTATTTTTATTTCAGCAACACCTGCAGATTATGAAAAAACAAATTCTTCTCAAATAGTTGAACAAATCATTAGGCCAACAGGACTTATTGATCCATTAATTGAAATAAAACCGTCAAAAGATCAAATTAAAGATATAAAACGTCAAATTGAAAAAACAATTAAAAAAGGAAATAGAGTTTTGTTAACTACTATTACAAAAAAACTTGCAGAAGAATTATCAGATTACCTTGCGTCTCAAAATATTCGCGCTAGATATTTACATTCTGAGATTGATACTCTTGAGAGAACTGAAATTATCAGACAATTAAGGGCAAAAGATTATGATGTTTTAGTTGGAATTAATTTATTGCGAGAAGGTCTTGATATTCCTGAAGTGGGTTTTATTGGAATTTTGGATGCGGATAAAGAAGGATTTTTGCGTGATGCGAGATCTTTAATTCAAATTATTGGGCGGGCTGCAAGAAATGTTGATTCAACAGTAACTCTTTATGCTGATAAACAAACTGATTCAATTAAAAAAGCAATTAGTGAAACTAGTAGGAGAAGAAAAAAACAAATGGAGTATAATCAAAAACATAATATAACTCCAAAAACTATTATTAAAAATATTCCTGCAAAAGTTATTGAATTAAAAGATACTAAACATATTCCTAAAGCAGAGGCTAAAAAACTGATTCCTCAAATAGAAAAAGAAATGAAACAAGCAGCAAATAGGCTTGATTTTGAATTGGCAATTGCATTAAGGGATAGATTGAATGCATTAAAAAATAAATCTTAA